A genomic segment from Candidatus Poribacteria bacterium encodes:
- a CDS encoding NADH-quinone oxidoreductase subunit M, translating into MLLSLMIFIPLLGMVVVLLLPRESEELVKRVTLLFTLIPLALAVYLFISYDRSTAGTQYVHGPVPWIDAFNIQYHIGIDGLSVTLLLLTALLGPICVIASWRNIEKGIKAYMALFLLLETGMLGFFAALDLFLFYVFFELTLLPMYFLIGVWGGPRREYAAIKFFLYTLFGSVLMLVAMIAVYLNSNIVNGVAEGARTFDIPTLITLAATQGHALADSGFQMWVFVGFFIGFAVKVPIFPFHTWLPDAHVEAPTAISVILAGILLKMGTYGLVRVNMAMFPQGLDHFTNGIGFWGNSLALLGFINIVYGSFCALAQTDFKKLVAYSSIGHMGFVILGLAARNDSGITGAILQMFNHGVISAMLFLLVGVLYDRAHHREIEGFGGLGTRMPIYTGITTLAFMASLGLPGLSGFVGEALSLLGAYDKFKFLTILSTIGIVVGAAYFLWTLQRVFLGTLNPKYEELPEINGREILTLVPLGILTIVLGVWPNFAIDMFRESVTNLIDVLNAI; encoded by the coding sequence ATGTTATTGTCCCTAATGATTTTTATCCCGTTGCTTGGGATGGTTGTTGTTTTACTGCTGCCGCGCGAATCGGAGGAACTGGTTAAGCGCGTTACGCTCCTTTTTACGCTCATTCCGCTTGCACTCGCAGTATATCTATTTATATCTTATGACCGATCAACTGCAGGAACACAGTATGTCCACGGTCCTGTTCCTTGGATTGATGCATTCAATATCCAGTATCACATCGGTATTGACGGCCTCAGTGTAACGTTATTGCTTCTAACGGCACTCCTTGGTCCGATCTGTGTTATCGCATCGTGGCGCAACATCGAAAAAGGCATCAAGGCATATATGGCTCTGTTTCTGCTGCTTGAGACAGGGATGCTCGGTTTCTTCGCTGCGTTAGACCTGTTCCTGTTCTACGTCTTCTTTGAACTCACACTGTTGCCGATGTATTTCCTGATCGGTGTCTGGGGCGGACCGCGCCGAGAATATGCTGCCATTAAGTTTTTCCTCTACACTCTCTTCGGCAGTGTGCTGATGTTAGTAGCGATGATAGCGGTCTATCTCAACAGTAATATTGTGAACGGAGTGGCTGAAGGTGCTCGAACATTCGATATTCCTACGCTCATTACTTTAGCCGCCACACAAGGACATGCACTCGCCGATTCGGGCTTCCAAATGTGGGTATTTGTCGGTTTCTTTATCGGGTTTGCCGTTAAGGTACCCATCTTTCCCTTCCATACATGGCTCCCCGATGCACACGTCGAAGCCCCCACAGCCATCAGCGTTATCCTCGCAGGTATCCTCCTAAAGATGGGGACTTACGGGTTGGTTCGAGTGAACATGGCAATGTTCCCACAAGGCTTAGATCATTTTACCAACGGGATAGGTTTCTGGGGTAATAGTCTCGCACTACTTGGGTTCATTAACATCGTCTACGGTTCCTTCTGCGCACTGGCACAAACCGACTTTAAGAAACTCGTCGCGTATTCCAGTATCGGACACATGGGTTTCGTTATCTTGGGGCTTGCTGCTCGAAACGATAGCGGTATCACTGGCGCGATCCTCCAGATGTTCAACCACGGTGTCATCAGTGCAATGCTCTTCCTACTCGTCGGCGTTCTCTACGACAGGGCACACCACCGTGAAATCGAAGGGTTTGGTGGTTTGGGAACCAGAATGCCCATCTATACTGGCATCACAACGCTCGCTTTCATGGCTTCTTTGGGATTACCCGGCTTGAGCGGATTCGTCGGAGAGGCACTCTCCTTACTCGGTGCCTACGACAAATTCAAATTCTTGACCATCTTATCCACAATCGGCATTGTTGTCGGCGCTGCATATTTCCTCTGGACACTTCAACGCGTCTTCTTAGGAACACTCAATCCCAAATACGAAGAACTCCCAGAAATCAACGGACGTGAAATTCTGACACTTGTACCTCTCGGAATCTTAACGATCGTGCTCGGTGTCTGGCCCAACTTCGCCATTGACATGTTCAGAGAATCGGTTACCAATCTCATAGATGTCCTGAACGCGATATAG
- a CDS encoding NADH-quinone oxidoreductase subunit L, with protein MVVPLISIILLCPLAAFAIFGLLGLANRRFPRQDYLSTAAMLIALACSFLLLREVVPSPEAHAVDWLSLSGVTFSMGFYLDSVTVIMLIVVTLVSSLVHIFSMGYMHGDPRYPRFFAYLSLFSFSMLFLVVSDNLLGIYIGWELVGLCSYLLIGFWFEKDSAANACKKAFLTTRVGDVGMFVGMMMLFTKFKTLSLYGDNGIFALAANLNTGDMVWLSIAGVLIFCGAIGKSAQMPLHTWLPDAMEGPTPVSALIHAATMVAAGVYLTARMFPILTETSSLVIAYVGGITALVAATIAIVRFDIKRVLAYSTISQLGYMMLAIGAGSYVAGLFHLTTHAFFKALLFLGSGSVIHAFHAMHAHGHDDEHDHAHEHEHSDHDAHGHEHGEDSDSGHVLGSEIPPDQDMRNMGGLRHKMPITFITMLIATLSISGVPFIFSGFWSKDAILAGVLGRAMEWSSVHHYILFIMALSAAGITAFYMFRLIFMTFFGEPRNQEMHDMAHESPRSMTVPLLILAFLSLPVVNILWFNEAYVKPPPQPHLPTPQHAYLSPDSKTGGTGVALSLFGVSEAMAAEEEGVHDTHADDGHHGHGPAHTIAMVLSICVAGLGIFLSWLFYHRRTLSAESVATTCRPLYNLFWHKYYFDEFYDGVLVALTVWKARLFAQFDGSVVDGIVNGVGFVTRDLLAAFTGAFDNRVVDGIVNRVAQVTWAVGGRIRRIQTGAIQTYLFVVLAGIVLLILIFRAL; from the coding sequence ATGGTCGTACCTTTAATAAGTATCATCTTGCTTTGCCCTCTTGCCGCTTTTGCGATTTTCGGGCTTCTGGGTTTAGCGAATCGGCGTTTCCCTCGGCAGGACTACTTGTCCACCGCAGCGATGCTCATTGCGCTCGCCTGCTCGTTCCTGCTCCTACGAGAGGTCGTCCCCAGTCCAGAAGCACATGCCGTCGATTGGCTTTCACTCAGTGGTGTTACCTTCTCTATGGGCTTCTACTTGGACAGCGTGACCGTAATCATGCTGATTGTTGTGACGCTCGTCAGCAGCCTCGTCCATATTTTCTCTATGGGCTATATGCACGGTGATCCACGGTATCCACGGTTTTTTGCCTACCTATCGCTTTTCTCCTTCTCGATGCTCTTTCTGGTTGTGTCGGACAACCTACTCGGCATCTATATCGGTTGGGAACTCGTCGGACTCTGCTCCTATCTGCTCATCGGCTTCTGGTTTGAAAAGGACTCCGCCGCGAATGCGTGTAAAAAGGCGTTTTTGACAACACGCGTCGGTGATGTCGGCATGTTCGTCGGTATGATGATGCTCTTCACCAAGTTTAAGACACTCTCGCTCTACGGAGATAACGGTATTTTTGCGCTCGCCGCTAACCTAAACACCGGTGATATGGTATGGCTCTCCATCGCGGGCGTTCTCATTTTCTGTGGTGCTATCGGTAAATCCGCACAGATGCCCCTCCATACATGGCTTCCCGATGCGATGGAAGGTCCCACACCTGTCAGTGCATTGATTCACGCAGCAACTATGGTTGCCGCCGGGGTCTACCTCACAGCTCGGATGTTCCCGATTTTGACAGAAACCTCGTCTCTGGTCATCGCTTATGTCGGTGGTATCACAGCACTCGTCGCTGCAACAATCGCTATCGTTCGGTTTGACATCAAGCGGGTCTTGGCGTATTCCACAATCAGTCAATTGGGATACATGATGTTGGCAATTGGGGCAGGCAGCTATGTCGCGGGACTCTTTCACCTGACAACACACGCCTTTTTCAAGGCACTGCTTTTCCTCGGTTCTGGAAGCGTCATTCACGCCTTTCACGCCATGCACGCACATGGACACGACGATGAACACGACCACGCGCATGAACACGAACATAGCGACCACGATGCACATGGCCATGAACACGGTGAAGATTCTGATTCAGGACACGTTCTCGGTTCTGAGATCCCACCGGACCAAGATATGCGGAACATGGGCGGACTCCGCCACAAAATGCCGATTACCTTTATCACTATGCTCATCGCAACATTGTCTATCTCCGGGGTGCCGTTTATCTTTTCAGGATTCTGGAGTAAAGATGCCATCTTAGCCGGTGTGTTAGGACGAGCGATGGAATGGAGCTCCGTACACCACTATATCCTGTTCATAATGGCACTCTCCGCCGCAGGGATTACGGCGTTCTATATGTTCAGACTGATCTTTATGACCTTTTTCGGTGAACCCCGCAATCAAGAGATGCACGATATGGCACACGAATCTCCGAGATCAATGACTGTGCCGCTTCTCATTCTAGCATTCCTGAGTCTGCCTGTCGTCAATATACTCTGGTTTAACGAAGCCTACGTTAAACCGCCACCACAACCACACCTGCCTACCCCACAACACGCATATCTCTCACCTGACAGCAAAACAGGTGGAACAGGTGTCGCCTTATCACTCTTTGGTGTTTCCGAAGCAATGGCTGCTGAAGAAGAAGGTGTGCACGACACACACGCAGATGACGGACATCACGGACACGGTCCCGCACATACCATCGCGATGGTGCTATCTATCTGTGTTGCGGGGTTAGGTATATTCCTCTCATGGCTGTTCTACCATAGGCGAACCTTGTCTGCTGAATCCGTCGCAACAACTTGCCGACCGCTCTACAACCTGTTCTGGCATAAATACTACTTTGACGAATTTTACGACGGCGTACTGGTCGCGCTGACGGTGTGGAAGGCACGACTTTTTGCGCAATTTGATGGAAGCGTCGTTGATGGCATCGTCAACGGTGTCGGGTTCGTAACACGAGATCTGCTTGCTGCGTTCACAGGAGCGTTTGATAACCGCGTTGTTGACGGTATCGTCAATCGAGTTGCACAAGTCACATGGGCAGTCGGCGGCAGAATCCGCCGTATTCAGACTGGCGCGATTCAAACGTATCTTTTCGTTGTGCTGGCTGGGATTGTATTGTTAATCTTAATTTTCCGGGCGTTGTAG
- the nuoK gene encoding NADH-quinone oxidoreductase subunit NuoK, producing the protein MTLQHYLVISAILFTLGIFAVLTRRNAISILMGIELILNSCNLNFAAFSRFMTPPEDISGQIIAIFGIVLAAAEAAVFLAIILAIYREFGSIRPDEVDTLKG; encoded by the coding sequence ATGACCTTACAACACTATCTCGTCATCAGTGCGATTCTATTCACACTCGGTATTTTCGCTGTTTTGACGCGTCGCAACGCCATCAGTATTTTGATGGGTATTGAACTTATTCTTAATTCATGTAATCTGAACTTCGCCGCGTTCTCGCGTTTTATGACACCACCAGAGGATATCAGCGGACAGATTATCGCTATTTTTGGGATTGTGCTCGCTGCAGCGGAAGCCGCTGTTTTCTTAGCAATCATCCTCGCTATCTACCGTGAATTCGGTAGTATACGTCCAGACGAAGTGGATACCTTGAAAGGATAA
- a CDS encoding NADH-quinone oxidoreductase subunit J — MEFTLTNFIFYGFALMTVGSALLVVTVRNIVHAAFSLMVTLFGVAGLYVFLQADFLAATQVIVYVGGILVLILFGVMMTSGRLEMRIHIERGQILLGGIVALALLTLLLTVIANTPAWKNLTDDGTELPPTTERIGELILNGPFLLPFEVVSVLLLVALIGAALISRKEVRD, encoded by the coding sequence ATGGAATTTACACTTACAAACTTTATTTTTTACGGCTTTGCCCTTATGACAGTCGGCTCGGCACTCCTTGTCGTGACAGTGCGGAACATCGTCCACGCGGCGTTTTCGCTCATGGTGACACTCTTCGGTGTTGCGGGGCTTTACGTCTTCTTACAGGCTGATTTCCTTGCCGCAACCCAAGTGATCGTCTACGTCGGCGGTATCCTTGTCCTGATCTTATTCGGTGTCATGATGACAAGTGGACGCTTGGAGATGCGCATCCATATTGAGCGCGGGCAGATCCTGCTTGGCGGTATTGTTGCGCTGGCACTCCTTACGCTCCTCCTGACTGTTATTGCCAATACACCGGCGTGGAAAAACCTCACCGATGATGGCACAGAACTTCCGCCGACAACCGAGCGCATCGGCGAACTAATTCTGAATGGACCCTTCCTTCTTCCGTTTGAGGTCGTCTCCGTGCTGCTGTTAGTCGCGTTGATCGGAGCTGCCCTGATTTCCCGAAAGGAGGTTAGGGACTAA
- a CDS encoding 4Fe-4S binding protein, with amino-acid sequence MEKYIRNIYRGVYTVLVGMRVTIKQFFEPNVTHQYPYEHDYEKKQNVREIPKGYRGQLYNRTEDCIGCKKCEMICPVDCIVIDATKLPKGEQLWDSMNVVHLKDGREIIGIIEGDEKKIKSEDSITLTNITSRQGPQEVIDRLEASADDSRTQTFSSDEISRVVTRNPVVFYLDKFDIDMSLCMYCGLCTEVCPTECLTMKDTLEGIEYSKFDRSDLIFSFDKQEMYGKDGVEDVEAAD; translated from the coding sequence ATGGAGAAATACATACGAAACATCTACAGAGGTGTTTACACCGTACTCGTCGGGATGCGGGTGACAATCAAGCAATTCTTTGAACCGAACGTCACACATCAATACCCGTACGAACACGACTATGAAAAGAAGCAGAACGTCCGAGAGATTCCGAAGGGGTATCGCGGGCAGCTTTACAACCGCACTGAGGACTGTATCGGATGCAAAAAGTGCGAAATGATTTGTCCGGTCGATTGCATCGTTATTGATGCCACTAAACTCCCGAAAGGTGAACAACTCTGGGATAGCATGAACGTCGTTCATCTCAAAGACGGACGCGAAATCATCGGCATCATTGAAGGCGATGAGAAAAAGATAAAATCGGAAGATTCAATAACCCTCACGAATATCACCTCTCGCCAAGGTCCACAGGAAGTTATAGATCGCCTTGAAGCATCGGCGGATGATAGCCGAACCCAGACCTTTTCGAGCGATGAGATATCGCGGGTTGTTACGCGAAACCCTGTCGTTTTTTACCTTGACAAGTTCGATATCGACATGTCCCTCTGTATGTATTGCGGACTCTGCACGGAAGTCTGTCCGACAGAGTGCCTTACGATGAAAGACACGCTTGAAGGCATCGAGTACTCTAAATTTGACAGGTCAGACCTCATTTTCAGTTTCGACAAGCAGGAAATGTACGGTAAAGATGGCGTTGAAGACGTAGAAGCCGCAGATTAA
- the nuoH gene encoding NADH-quinone oxidoreductase subunit NuoH, translating to MSDFRAMFVGFPDFNVSENFLPNIDLQDKLNWAEEFIQNVLIPRLPEAVAAHFPVELGTVLAMFACAGIFVAVVPLLPLVLVLAERKVAARFQNRTGPMRVGPWGTLQTLADGIKLIFKEDFIPPQGDKLLFLLAPYIIFACSFAVFAAIPFGQNILVSDFNIGIFYIMAISSVIVMGVIMAGWSSNSKWSLLGSLRSAAQIVSYEIPLGLSILTIVMLVESLSMVDIVESQSNGVFSWLIFRSPFTFIAFFIFFISAIAEVNRTPFDLPEAESEIVAGFHTEYSGMRFALFFIAEYANMFAVSAIAVTLFLGGWQGALPGFDILGGMPGFVIKTLALVFLMMWLRWTLPRLRVDQLMNLCWKYFIPIAFFNILGTGIWGLIFPEDTLVSIIISCAIIYIGLISAYMVAGRVMAQKPEPQPS from the coding sequence ATGTCGGATTTTAGGGCGATGTTTGTAGGTTTCCCAGATTTCAATGTATCTGAGAATTTCTTGCCCAACATAGATCTACAAGATAAACTCAATTGGGCAGAGGAATTTATACAGAATGTTTTAATTCCGCGACTGCCGGAGGCAGTCGCTGCACACTTCCCTGTAGAGTTAGGCACAGTTCTCGCCATGTTTGCATGTGCAGGCATTTTTGTCGCAGTTGTTCCGTTACTTCCGTTAGTTCTGGTGCTTGCCGAGCGAAAAGTCGCCGCCCGTTTTCAGAACCGGACAGGTCCGATGCGTGTTGGACCGTGGGGTACACTTCAAACGTTAGCCGACGGTATAAAACTCATCTTCAAAGAGGACTTTATACCACCACAGGGTGATAAACTCCTTTTTCTGCTTGCCCCTTACATTATTTTTGCCTGTTCTTTCGCTGTTTTTGCCGCTATCCCCTTCGGTCAAAACATCTTGGTTAGCGATTTTAACATCGGAATCTTTTATATCATGGCGATCTCCTCTGTGATCGTCATGGGCGTGATTATGGCAGGTTGGTCATCAAACAGCAAATGGTCGTTGTTGGGTTCTTTACGTTCCGCCGCGCAAATTGTTAGTTACGAAATTCCGCTCGGTCTCTCTATCCTGACTATCGTGATGCTCGTGGAAAGTTTGAGCATGGTGGATATTGTAGAAAGCCAATCTAATGGCGTTTTCAGTTGGCTCATCTTCCGATCACCGTTTACCTTCATCGCATTCTTTATTTTTTTCATCTCCGCTATTGCCGAGGTAAACCGGACACCTTTTGATTTGCCAGAAGCCGAGTCCGAAATCGTCGCAGGATTTCATACCGAATATAGTGGAATGCGGTTCGCACTCTTCTTTATCGCTGAATACGCGAATATGTTCGCCGTCAGCGCAATCGCTGTGACGCTTTTCCTCGGCGGTTGGCAGGGTGCCTTACCCGGATTCGACATCCTCGGCGGGATGCCCGGTTTCGTTATCAAAACATTGGCTCTCGTCTTCCTAATGATGTGGCTGAGATGGACATTGCCACGCTTGCGAGTAGACCAACTCATGAATCTCTGCTGGAAGTACTTCATCCCGATCGCCTTCTTTAACATCTTGGGCACCGGTATTTGGGGTCTCATTTTCCCAGAGGATACGCTTGTTAGTATTATTATCAGTTGTGCAATTATCTACATTGGACTTATCAGTGCGTACATGGTTGCTGGACGAGTGATGGCACAAAAACCGGAACCACAACCGAGTTAG
- a CDS encoding NADH-quinone oxidoreductase subunit D: MESTQQTESKIIELKPFADEMVVNMGPQHPSTHGVLRLELRLDGEVVREAIPHIGYLHRCFEKHSENLSYPQIIPFTDRMDYVAAMNQNWGFCLAVEKLLEADESKEFEVPERAEYLRILICELNRIASHLLSFGTYGMDIGAFTPFLYAFRDRERLLLLFEKVCGARLTYNYIRIGGVSEIIPMEPGSIDEQNFLDEIEQFLDYFEPLIDEYNDLLTKNSIFAERTTGVAIMSADMALSYGATGPNLRGSGVDWDLRRDEPYSIYDRFEFDVPVAVDVPELGAVVGDCWSRYKIRMDEMKQSVRIVRQILAEGLPDGPVMADLKAVRPPKGEIYFRSEAPRGELGFYIVSDGTPKPVRLKGRSPCFSALSALQELSRGLMVADIIAIIGSIDIVMGEVDR, from the coding sequence ATGGAAAGTACACAACAGACTGAAAGCAAAATTATAGAATTAAAACCGTTCGCCGATGAGATGGTCGTGAACATGGGACCTCAGCATCCAAGTACACACGGTGTACTACGACTGGAATTGAGACTCGATGGTGAAGTCGTCCGTGAAGCGATTCCGCATATCGGTTATCTGCATCGCTGTTTTGAGAAGCACTCCGAAAACCTCTCTTATCCCCAGATCATCCCTTTTACCGATAGAATGGACTACGTGGCGGCAATGAACCAGAATTGGGGATTCTGTCTCGCCGTTGAGAAACTCTTGGAAGCAGATGAAAGCAAGGAATTCGAGGTGCCGGAACGGGCGGAATACCTACGGATACTTATTTGTGAACTAAATCGTATCGCGAGCCATCTCCTCTCCTTTGGAACATACGGGATGGACATCGGCGCATTCACACCTTTCCTATATGCCTTTCGCGACCGAGAACGGCTGCTCCTCCTTTTCGAGAAAGTTTGTGGCGCGCGCCTCACCTATAACTATATCCGTATTGGCGGCGTATCTGAAATCATCCCGATGGAACCCGGGTCTATTGATGAACAGAATTTTTTAGATGAAATAGAACAGTTCTTAGACTATTTCGAACCACTGATTGACGAGTATAACGATCTCCTGACGAAAAACAGTATCTTCGCGGAACGTACGACAGGCGTCGCTATCATGTCCGCTGATATGGCGTTGAGCTATGGTGCGACCGGTCCGAATCTCCGCGGATCCGGTGTGGACTGGGACCTCAGGCGAGATGAACCTTATTCTATCTACGACAGGTTTGAATTCGACGTACCTGTGGCAGTGGATGTTCCAGAGCTGGGTGCCGTTGTCGGTGATTGCTGGAGCCGATACAAGATACGTATGGACGAAATGAAACAGTCTGTCCGGATCGTACGGCAGATTTTGGCGGAAGGGCTGCCTGATGGCCCCGTGATGGCAGATTTGAAAGCCGTCCGTCCGCCAAAAGGCGAGATATATTTCCGTAGTGAAGCACCGCGCGGTGAACTCGGATTCTATATCGTCAGTGATGGAACGCCAAAGCCCGTGCGTCTCAAAGGACGCTCACCCTGCTTCAGTGCTTTGAGTGCACTACAAGAACTTAGTCGAGGCTTGATGGTAGCGGATATTATCGCGATTATCGGAAGCATTGATATTGTGATGGGAGAAGTTGATCGGTAA
- a CDS encoding NADH-quinone oxidoreductase subunit C codes for MKPEEIYEALTAQFGEVVLGFDTELAGDPNIQIAATAIADVCQYLAETDTLAFDSLMCLSGVDLSAKDEEFAVVYHLYAMKHRHSVVLKTTVPKTEPHLPSVSHIWKTADWHEREAYDLYGILFEGHSDLRRILLPDDWDGYPLRKDYKEPEFYRGMRVPY; via the coding sequence GTGAAACCCGAAGAAATTTATGAGGCACTAACGGCGCAGTTCGGAGAAGTCGTCCTCGGTTTTGATACCGAACTCGCTGGTGACCCGAACATCCAAATTGCCGCCACAGCAATTGCCGATGTGTGCCAATATCTCGCTGAAACCGACACACTGGCGTTTGATTCTTTGATGTGCCTCAGCGGGGTCGATTTAAGTGCCAAGGATGAAGAATTCGCTGTCGTATACCATCTCTACGCTATGAAACATCGGCATAGTGTGGTTCTGAAAACGACGGTCCCGAAAACCGAGCCGCACCTTCCAAGTGTCTCCCATATCTGGAAAACCGCAGATTGGCACGAGCGCGAAGCTTATGACCTCTACGGAATTCTCTTTGAGGGACACAGCGACCTTCGCCGTATCTTACTTCCGGATGACTGGGACGGATACCCCTTACGCAAAGACTATAAGGAGCCTGAATTCTATCGCGGTATGCGCGTGCCATATTAG